The Streptomyces cynarae genome contains a region encoding:
- the lpdA gene encoding dihydrolipoyl dehydrogenase, translating to MNAEFDVVVLGAGPGGYVAAVRAAQLGLRTAVVEGRFWGGICLNIGCIPAKALLRNAELAHLVVHEADTYGLKFDGQVGLDYRAAYLRSRKVADGRAKGVGYLMRKNGIAQFEGQGSFIDPHTMNVRMSGEEATLTFAHCIIATGSTVKLLPGTRLGKRIVTYEEQILSDSLPASIVIAGAGAIGVEFAYLLRAYGVQVTLVEFLDRVAPLEDEEVSAELARQFRRQGITVMTSTRVESMEETADGVRVVVSQAGQEKTLEAEKVLQATGFQPRTAGYGLANAGVRLTDRGAIDVDGRCRTSQSHIFAIGDVTAKLMLAHTAEAMGVIAAETIAGAETMELDYRMIPRATFCRPQIASFGWTEAEARKEGFDVRVAKFPFTANAKAHGFGETAGFVKLISDARHGELLGGHLIGPDVTELLPELTLAQKWDLTVTELVRNVHAHPTLSEAVQDALHGLAGHMINL from the coding sequence ATGAACGCAGAGTTCGATGTCGTGGTCCTGGGGGCGGGTCCCGGCGGTTATGTGGCAGCCGTTCGCGCCGCCCAACTCGGTCTGAGGACCGCCGTCGTCGAAGGCCGGTTCTGGGGCGGCATCTGCCTGAACATCGGGTGCATCCCTGCGAAGGCGCTGTTGAGGAACGCGGAACTGGCGCACCTCGTCGTCCACGAAGCGGACACCTACGGCCTGAAGTTCGACGGGCAGGTCGGCCTCGACTACCGGGCGGCGTACCTCAGGAGCCGCAAGGTGGCCGACGGGCGGGCCAAAGGCGTCGGCTACCTCATGCGCAAGAACGGCATCGCGCAGTTCGAGGGCCAGGGGTCGTTCATCGACCCGCACACGATGAACGTCCGGATGTCCGGTGAAGAGGCCACCCTCACCTTCGCCCACTGCATCATCGCCACCGGCTCGACCGTGAAGCTGCTGCCGGGCACCCGTCTCGGCAAACGCATCGTGACCTACGAGGAGCAGATCCTCTCCGACAGCCTCCCGGCCAGCATCGTCATCGCGGGCGCCGGTGCCATCGGGGTGGAGTTCGCCTACCTGCTGCGGGCCTACGGCGTCCAGGTCACGCTGGTCGAGTTCCTCGACCGGGTCGCTCCCCTGGAGGACGAGGAGGTCTCGGCGGAGCTCGCCCGGCAGTTCCGCCGGCAGGGAATCACGGTCATGACCTCCACCCGCGTGGAGTCCATGGAGGAGACCGCGGACGGCGTCCGCGTCGTCGTCTCGCAGGCCGGGCAGGAAAAGACACTGGAAGCGGAGAAGGTGCTCCAGGCCACGGGCTTTCAGCCCCGTACGGCCGGATACGGGCTGGCGAACGCGGGCGTCCGGCTCACGGATCGCGGCGCGATCGACGTCGACGGCCGGTGCCGCACCAGCCAGTCGCACATCTTCGCCATCGGGGACGTGACGGCGAAACTGATGCTCGCGCACACGGCGGAGGCCATGGGCGTCATCGCCGCGGAGACCATCGCGGGCGCCGAGACGATGGAACTCGACTACCGCATGATTCCCCGCGCCACCTTCTGCCGGCCCCAGATCGCGAGCTTCGGCTGGACCGAGGCGGAGGCCAGGAAGGAGGGGTTCGACGTCCGCGTCGCGAAGTTCCCCTTCACCGCGAACGCCAAGGCGCACGGATTCGGCGAAACGGCCGGCTTCGTGAAACTCATCAGCGATGCCCGCCACGGCGAACTCCTCGGGGGCCACCTGATCGGGCCGGACGTCACGGAACTGCTCCCGGAACTGACGCTCGCGCAGAAGTGGGACCTGACTGTGACCGAGCTCGTGCGGAACGTGCATGCGCATCCCACGCTGAGCGAGGCCGTCCAGGACGCGTTGCACGGTCTGGCCGGGCACATGATCAACCTGTGA
- a CDS encoding GNAT family N-acetyltransferase gives MTVIDRLGGDEVLARCEELADLLTDTVHNGASIGFLAPLDRAAAVAWWKARADAVHAGGLAVWAAWAGDRVTGTVSLAFADKANGRHRAELVKLMVHPEARGKGLARRLLATAERAAAEAGITLLHLDTETGSPAESLYRSAGWTRVGSIPDFAATPAGVLHPTTIFYKRVAPLSR, from the coding sequence TGCTGGCACGCTGCGAGGAACTGGCCGATCTGCTGACCGACACCGTGCACAACGGGGCGTCCATCGGCTTCCTCGCGCCGCTGGACCGGGCAGCGGCTGTTGCCTGGTGGAAGGCGCGGGCCGACGCCGTCCACGCGGGCGGCCTCGCGGTGTGGGCGGCGTGGGCGGGGGACCGGGTGACGGGCACGGTGAGCCTCGCCTTCGCGGACAAGGCGAACGGCCGCCACCGGGCCGAGCTGGTCAAACTCATGGTGCACCCCGAGGCCCGCGGCAAGGGCCTCGCGCGCAGGCTCCTGGCCACCGCGGAGCGGGCCGCCGCGGAGGCCGGGATCACCCTGCTCCACCTGGACACGGAGACCGGCAGCCCCGCCGAGTCGCTGTACCGCTCCGCGGGCTGGACCAGGGTCGGCTCGATACCGGACTTCGCGGCGACCCCGGCGGGCGTCCTGCACCCCACGACGATCTTCTACAAGCGGGTGGCGCCGCTCTCTCGTTGA
- a CDS encoding YybH family protein — translation MSSTAEHEEILRGVMDRWKSGVDAHEPQRIASYFTEDAIFQGLHPYGVGRRAVAEYYDSQPIGLTAEYSVLETRQVAEDVVLGYLGVDFSFTDRPTIKVTLSVLIRRTADGWSISHYQVTKLD, via the coding sequence ATGAGCAGCACGGCAGAGCATGAAGAGATCCTGCGTGGCGTCATGGACCGATGGAAGTCGGGCGTCGATGCTCACGAACCGCAGCGGATCGCCTCGTACTTCACCGAAGACGCCATCTTCCAGGGACTTCACCCTTACGGTGTCGGCCGTCGAGCGGTGGCCGAGTACTACGACTCCCAGCCGATCGGACTGACGGCGGAGTACAGCGTTCTGGAAACAAGGCAGGTCGCCGAGGATGTCGTGCTCGGATACCTGGGCGTCGACTTCTCCTTCACCGACCGCCCGACGATCAAGGTCACTCTCAGCGTGCTGATCAGGCGAACCGCCGACGGCTGGTCCATCAGCCACTATCAGGTGACCAAGCTCGACTGA
- a CDS encoding muconolactone Delta-isomerase family protein encodes MKEFLVELTTTVPEGTEPAEVDRRRAAEAVRAKELATAGHLVRLWRPVGELRSIGLWRAADEDELREKVIGTLPLWPWMTAQVTAVQPHPNDPGRPGAA; translated from the coding sequence ATGAAGGAGTTCCTTGTGGAGCTCACCACCACTGTCCCCGAGGGCACCGAACCCGCCGAGGTCGACCGGCGTCGCGCCGCCGAAGCCGTCCGGGCCAAGGAGCTCGCCACCGCCGGCCACCTGGTCCGGCTGTGGCGCCCGGTGGGCGAACTGCGCAGCATCGGACTGTGGCGCGCCGCCGACGAGGACGAGCTCCGTGAGAAGGTCATCGGCACACTGCCCCTGTGGCCCTGGATGACCGCGCAGGTCACCGCCGTACAGCCACACCCCAACGACCCCGGCAGGCCGGGCGCCGCCTGA
- a CDS encoding MmcQ/YjbR family DNA-binding protein produces MPDAEDVRRIALSLPDSTEKIAWSMPTFRVAGKMFATLPEDESSMAVRCPKEERDELVLAEPGKFWVADHEAQFAWIRVRLAVLEDESELHDILADSWRQAAPPRLLDLHPDLGLPAGERRRE; encoded by the coding sequence ATGCCGGACGCCGAAGACGTACGCCGTATCGCCCTCTCCCTGCCGGACAGCACGGAGAAGATCGCCTGGAGCATGCCCACGTTCCGGGTCGCGGGGAAGATGTTCGCCACCCTGCCCGAGGACGAGTCGTCCATGGCGGTGCGGTGCCCGAAGGAGGAGCGGGACGAACTGGTCCTGGCGGAGCCCGGGAAGTTCTGGGTCGCCGACCACGAGGCACAGTTCGCCTGGATCCGGGTGCGCCTCGCCGTCCTGGAGGACGAGAGCGAGCTGCATGACATCCTCGCCGACTCCTGGCGCCAGGCGGCACCGCCCCGCCTCCTCGACCTCCATCCTGACCTGGGTCTCCCGGCAGGGGAGAGGCGCCGCGAGTGA
- the thiD gene encoding bifunctional hydroxymethylpyrimidine kinase/phosphomethylpyrimidine kinase, producing the protein MTAPPRVLTIAGSDSGGGAGIQADLKTMLALGAHGMSVITAVTAQNSVGVQGAWELPVEAVRAQYRSVVDDIGVQAVKTGMLASPALVQAVADLLTDVPAPVVVDPVSVSKHGDRLLADDALDAVRTRLLPLATVTTPNLDEVAELTGITVTDETGMRRAADRLLSYGPRWVLVKGGHLPGEATDLLTDGRQEHWLRAPRHDNRHTHGTGCTLASAVAVGLAQGLTVPDAVRQAKEYVTEAIAAGFALGAGIGPVDHGWRLRART; encoded by the coding sequence ATGACCGCGCCGCCCCGTGTCCTGACCATCGCCGGCTCCGACTCCGGCGGCGGCGCCGGGATCCAGGCCGACCTGAAGACCATGCTGGCGCTCGGCGCCCACGGGATGAGCGTGATCACCGCGGTCACGGCGCAGAACTCCGTGGGAGTGCAGGGGGCGTGGGAGCTGCCCGTCGAGGCGGTGCGCGCCCAGTACCGCAGCGTCGTCGACGACATCGGCGTACAGGCGGTCAAGACGGGCATGCTCGCCTCCCCGGCGCTGGTCCAAGCGGTGGCCGACCTGCTCACGGACGTGCCGGCACCGGTCGTCGTGGACCCGGTGAGCGTCTCCAAGCACGGCGACCGGCTGCTCGCCGACGACGCCCTGGACGCCGTACGGACCAGGCTGCTGCCGCTCGCCACGGTGACCACGCCGAACCTGGACGAGGTCGCGGAGCTGACCGGCATCACGGTGACCGACGAGACGGGCATGCGCCGCGCGGCCGACCGCCTGCTGTCGTACGGGCCCCGGTGGGTGCTCGTGAAGGGCGGGCATCTTCCCGGGGAGGCCACCGACCTGCTCACCGACGGCCGGCAGGAGCACTGGCTGCGCGCTCCGCGCCACGACAACCGCCACACCCACGGCACGGGCTGCACCCTCGCCTCGGCCGTCGCGGTCGGTCTCGCACAGGGCCTCACGGTGCCGGATGCGGTGCGGCAGGCCAAGGAGTACGTCACGGAGGCGATCGCGGCGGGCTTCGCGCTCGGCGCCGGCATCGGACCGGTGGACCACGGCTGGAGGCTGCGTGCGCGCACGTGA
- the gndA gene encoding NADP-dependent phosphogluconate dehydrogenase has translation MQATAQIGVTGLAVMGRNLARNFARNGYTVAVHNRTPARTKALIEDFGHEGTFVAAETAEEFVAALERPRLLMIMVQAGAATDAVIEEFAPLLEPGDMIIDGGNAHFADTRRRERALRERGIHFVGVGVSGGEEGALNGPSIMPGGSPESYAALGPMLEKISAKVDGEPCATHVGTDGAGHFVKMVHNGIEYADMQLIGEAYDLLRQVAGFSPATIAEIFRQWNKGRLDSYLIEITAEVLSHVDAATGRPFVDVVADAAGQKGTGRWTVQTALELGSPVTAIAQATFARAASGQSALRAAYRGLPGGTNWDLTPYEAERFTAQVEQALYASKLIAYDQGWKMILDAAKEFGWKIDLGAVAKIWRGGCIVRAAFLDRIRAAYAADPRLVSLLSDAGFASEIAEAQVPWREVIATAARRGVPVPAFSAALSYYDSLRADRLPAALTQGQRDYFGAHTYRRVDREGSYHTLWGTPGRTETEVI, from the coding sequence ATGCAGGCGACCGCGCAGATCGGCGTCACCGGGCTCGCGGTGATGGGCCGCAACCTGGCCCGGAACTTCGCGCGCAACGGGTACACCGTCGCCGTGCACAACCGCACCCCGGCCAGAACGAAGGCCCTGATCGAGGACTTCGGGCACGAGGGCACGTTCGTGGCCGCCGAGACGGCCGAGGAGTTCGTGGCGGCGCTGGAGCGCCCCCGCCTTCTGATGATCATGGTGCAGGCGGGGGCGGCGACCGATGCCGTGATCGAGGAGTTCGCCCCGCTCCTGGAGCCCGGCGACATGATCATCGACGGTGGCAACGCGCACTTCGCCGACACCCGGCGGCGTGAGCGGGCGCTGCGCGAGCGCGGCATCCACTTCGTCGGCGTGGGTGTCTCCGGCGGCGAGGAGGGTGCGCTCAACGGGCCGAGCATCATGCCCGGCGGCTCACCGGAGTCGTACGCCGCGCTCGGCCCGATGCTCGAGAAGATCAGCGCCAAGGTGGACGGCGAACCGTGCGCGACCCATGTCGGCACCGACGGCGCCGGGCACTTCGTGAAGATGGTCCACAACGGCATCGAGTACGCCGACATGCAGCTGATCGGCGAGGCTTACGACCTGCTGCGCCAGGTGGCCGGCTTCTCTCCCGCCACGATCGCGGAGATCTTCCGTCAGTGGAACAAGGGGCGCCTGGACTCGTATCTGATCGAGATCACGGCGGAGGTGCTGTCCCATGTGGACGCGGCGACCGGCAGACCGTTCGTGGACGTCGTCGCCGATGCGGCCGGGCAGAAGGGCACCGGGCGCTGGACCGTGCAGACCGCGCTGGAGCTGGGCTCCCCGGTGACCGCGATCGCCCAGGCCACCTTCGCCCGCGCCGCCTCCGGCCAGTCCGCGCTGCGCGCGGCGTACCGGGGACTGCCCGGCGGCACGAACTGGGACCTGACCCCGTACGAGGCCGAGCGGTTCACCGCGCAGGTGGAGCAGGCCCTGTACGCCTCCAAGCTGATCGCCTACGACCAGGGCTGGAAGATGATCCTGGACGCGGCCAAGGAGTTCGGCTGGAAGATCGACCTGGGAGCCGTCGCCAAGATCTGGCGCGGCGGCTGCATCGTCCGCGCCGCCTTCCTGGACCGCATACGTGCCGCCTACGCGGCCGATCCGCGCCTGGTCAGCCTGCTGTCGGACGCGGGTTTCGCCTCGGAGATCGCCGAGGCGCAGGTGCCGTGGCGCGAGGTGATCGCCACCGCGGCCCGTCGGGGGGTGCCGGTGCCCGCGTTCTCCGCCGCGCTGTCGTACTACGACTCCCTGCGCGCCGACCGTCTGCCGGCCGCGCTCACCCAGGGGCAGCGCGACTACTTCGGCGCCCACACCTACCGTCGCGTCGACCGCGAGGGCAGTTACCACACCCTCTGGGGCACGCCGGGCCGCACGGAGACGGAGGTCATCTGA
- a CDS encoding TetR/AcrR family transcriptional regulator yields the protein MGRTSDAKEKILTAAQSLLELRGYSALGVAEICKTAGVPKGSFYYFFESKEALALAVLDEHWAVQQRDWVRVLRSEAEPLERLRQLFEETEAAQRAGQASCGSVSGCMFGNLTLELSNQTEAIRERLQQIFEAQVALVEDVISEALARGEVTVADTHEAARSVVAQLEGQVLFAKLYNNTSQLSALWLNCLALLGARASEEPRVAV from the coding sequence ATGGGACGCACCAGTGACGCCAAGGAGAAGATCCTCACAGCTGCGCAGTCGCTCCTCGAACTGCGGGGGTATTCGGCATTGGGCGTGGCCGAGATCTGCAAGACGGCCGGGGTGCCCAAGGGCAGCTTCTACTACTTCTTCGAGTCCAAAGAGGCTCTGGCACTGGCCGTCCTCGATGAACATTGGGCCGTCCAGCAGCGTGACTGGGTCCGCGTCCTGCGCAGTGAGGCGGAGCCCCTGGAGCGGCTCCGGCAGCTGTTCGAGGAGACCGAAGCCGCTCAGCGTGCCGGTCAGGCCAGTTGCGGTTCCGTCTCGGGGTGCATGTTCGGCAACCTCACCCTGGAGCTGAGCAACCAGACCGAGGCGATACGGGAGCGTCTGCAGCAGATCTTCGAGGCACAGGTCGCCCTGGTGGAGGACGTCATCTCCGAGGCTCTCGCCCGCGGAGAGGTCACCGTCGCCGACACCCACGAAGCCGCCCGCTCGGTTGTCGCGCAACTCGAGGGCCAGGTGCTGTTCGCCAAGCTCTACAACAACACGTCCCAGCTCAGCGCCCTGTGGCTGAACTGCCTGGCCCTGCTGGGTGCTCGGGCATCCGAGGAGCCGCGGGTCGCTGTGTGA
- the wrbA gene encoding NAD(P)H:quinone oxidoreductase — MATPVKLAIVYYSCTGTIAEIAKELHDAAIKAGAEVRLLKAAELAPRSAIDSNPAWAANHTATADIPEATPDDIDWADAVVFGTPTRFGNVSSQLKQFIDTLGGLWAQGRLADKVYSGFVSTATAHAGHESTLLALYNSVHHFGGIIVTPGFTDPAKFIDGNPYGTSHADGQGSNPVDDTTRTAARIQAERVVQIAAQVKAA; from the coding sequence ATGGCCACCCCCGTCAAGCTCGCGATCGTCTACTACTCGTGCACCGGCACGATCGCCGAGATCGCGAAGGAACTCCACGACGCCGCCATCAAGGCCGGCGCCGAAGTCCGCCTGCTGAAGGCCGCGGAACTGGCTCCCCGAAGCGCCATCGACTCCAACCCCGCCTGGGCCGCCAACCACACCGCCACCGCGGACATCCCCGAGGCCACCCCCGACGACATCGATTGGGCCGACGCCGTCGTCTTCGGCACCCCCACCCGCTTCGGCAACGTCTCCTCACAGCTCAAGCAGTTCATCGACACCCTCGGGGGCCTCTGGGCGCAGGGCAGGCTCGCCGACAAGGTCTACAGCGGCTTCGTCTCCACCGCGACCGCCCACGCCGGCCACGAGTCGACGCTCCTCGCCCTGTACAACTCCGTCCACCACTTCGGCGGCATCATCGTCACCCCCGGCTTCACCGATCCGGCCAAGTTCATCGACGGCAACCCCTACGGCACCTCCCACGCGGACGGCCAGGGCAGCAACCCCGTCGACGACACCACCCGCACCGCCGCCCGCATACAGGCCGAACGCGTCGTACAGATCGCCGCACAGGTCAAGGCCGCCTGA
- a CDS encoding purine-cytosine permease family protein, whose amino-acid sequence MPSAHVSGGLPTGGRRTVFDGRMPAAPGDLRVEGHGIEPVPETNRYGGAGRLFTVWFAPNLTMTGVFTGTIGIALGLDFTTALAAVVLGTVLGAVPTAYMSTWGSRTGAGQLPLARLAFGRAVVLPGVLQWLSSIAWDALIGLFGGDALARLAGWPFWLGVLVVMLAQGALGVLGYEAIHRLQLVMTFVLAAAFALIALRMAGSVHPAWTGTAHGADRVGAFVLTSTIALSLSLSWAPYASDFSRYLPRGTARSRMFWCTLLGLVVSFVAVQVLGLWGASVLTDQTAAGVDHVLGGGAAGAFGLLAVALAALASNAMNDYSGSLALQTVGVRLPRPLAAALAVVLGFPLVLWMHAANTTARFQNVLLFVSYWIPGFVAIVVVDWLARRGTAVDLAAGTALPRSVRPPLLAFVGAFAAAVPFMDTGLYVGPAAHALHGADVSYYVAFLVALALYAPLRVREESRVRVREEGRA is encoded by the coding sequence ATGCCATCGGCGCATGTCTCGGGCGGGCTGCCCACGGGCGGCCGGAGAACCGTCTTCGACGGGCGGATGCCCGCCGCTCCCGGCGACCTCAGGGTCGAGGGCCACGGCATCGAGCCGGTCCCCGAGACGAATCGTTACGGCGGGGCGGGCCGGCTGTTCACCGTGTGGTTCGCCCCCAATCTGACCATGACCGGCGTGTTCACCGGGACCATCGGCATCGCGCTCGGCCTGGACTTCACCACCGCGCTCGCCGCCGTCGTCCTCGGCACGGTGCTGGGCGCGGTGCCCACCGCCTATATGAGCACCTGGGGCAGCCGCACCGGAGCCGGCCAGCTGCCGCTGGCCCGGCTGGCGTTCGGGCGCGCGGTGGTGCTGCCCGGGGTGCTGCAGTGGCTGTCCTCGATCGCCTGGGACGCGCTGATCGGGCTGTTCGGCGGCGATGCGCTGGCCCGGCTCGCCGGCTGGCCGTTCTGGCTGGGCGTCCTGGTGGTGATGCTCGCCCAAGGAGCCCTCGGGGTCCTCGGCTACGAGGCGATCCACCGGTTGCAGCTCGTCATGACGTTCGTGCTGGCGGCCGCCTTCGCACTGATCGCCCTGCGCATGGCGGGCAGCGTGCACCCCGCCTGGACGGGCACCGCGCACGGCGCCGACCGCGTGGGCGCCTTCGTGCTGACCAGCACCATCGCGCTCAGCCTGTCGCTGTCCTGGGCGCCGTACGCCAGCGACTTCAGCCGCTATCTGCCGCGCGGCACCGCACGGTCCCGGATGTTCTGGTGCACGCTGCTCGGGCTCGTGGTGTCCTTCGTGGCCGTGCAGGTCCTCGGGCTGTGGGGCGCCTCGGTGCTGACCGACCAGACGGCCGCGGGCGTGGACCATGTGCTGGGCGGGGGTGCGGCCGGTGCCTTCGGGCTGCTGGCCGTGGCGCTGGCGGCGCTCGCCAGCAACGCGATGAACGACTACAGCGGCTCCTTGGCGTTGCAGACCGTCGGGGTGCGCCTGCCGCGTCCGCTGGCCGCCGCCCTCGCGGTGGTGCTGGGCTTCCCGCTGGTGCTGTGGATGCACGCGGCGAACACCACGGCCCGCTTCCAGAACGTGCTGCTGTTCGTGAGCTACTGGATCCCCGGGTTCGTGGCGATCGTGGTCGTCGACTGGCTCGCACGGCGCGGCACCGCTGTCGACCTCGCCGCCGGGACCGCCCTGCCGCGCTCCGTCCGGCCGCCGCTGCTGGCGTTCGTCGGCGCCTTCGCCGCGGCGGTGCCGTTCATGGACACCGGCCTGTACGTGGGCCCGGCCGCCCACGCGCTGCACGGCGCTGACGTCTCGTACTACGTGGCGTTCCTGGTCGCTCTCGCGCTCTACGCCCCGCTGCGCGTCCGCGAGGAGAGTCGCGTGCGCGTCCGAGAGGAGGGCCGCGCATGA
- a CDS encoding arsenic transporter, whose amino-acid sequence MNTPLAEALSVVLLVAVLAGAVVRPFRLPEAVWAVPAAGIALLTGAISLDHARAEAERLGPVVGFLAAVLVLAHFCDVEGLFQACGAWMASWAAGRPGRLLTAVFALASLITAVLSLDATVVLLTPVAFATAARMGARPKPHLYACTHLSNTASLLLPVSNLTNLLAFGAAGLSFTRFAALMVLPWLVAVAAEYAVFRRFFRHDLGAGATDEDHGEPPRLPLFALVTVACTLAGFVVASAFGIDPAWSAAAGALVLAVRGLLRRRATPLTVVRAAAPSFLAFVLALGVVVRAVVDNGLASALGQVIPGGTGLPALLGVAALAAVLANLINNLPAVLVLLPLAAPSGPGAVLAVLLGVNIGPNLTYAGSLATLLWRRIVHQHDHGVDLKEFTRLGAIAVPTALAGAVVALWASLHVVGT is encoded by the coding sequence CTGAACACCCCGCTCGCCGAGGCTCTCTCCGTCGTCCTCCTCGTCGCCGTCCTGGCCGGCGCGGTGGTGCGTCCCTTCAGACTGCCCGAGGCGGTCTGGGCGGTTCCGGCCGCCGGGATCGCCCTCCTGACCGGCGCCATCTCCCTGGACCACGCACGGGCCGAGGCCGAGCGCCTGGGCCCGGTGGTCGGCTTCCTGGCGGCCGTGCTGGTGCTGGCCCACTTCTGTGACGTCGAGGGGCTGTTCCAGGCCTGCGGCGCGTGGATGGCCAGCTGGGCGGCGGGCCGTCCCGGACGGCTGCTGACCGCCGTGTTCGCCCTCGCCTCGCTGATCACCGCGGTGCTCAGCCTGGACGCCACCGTCGTGCTGCTCACGCCCGTCGCGTTCGCCACCGCGGCCCGCATGGGCGCCCGCCCGAAGCCGCATCTGTACGCCTGCACCCATCTGTCGAACACGGCCTCGCTGCTGCTTCCGGTCTCCAATCTCACCAACCTGCTCGCGTTCGGTGCGGCCGGGCTGAGCTTCACCCGTTTCGCCGCGCTGATGGTTCTGCCGTGGCTGGTGGCGGTGGCCGCCGAGTACGCGGTCTTCCGGCGTTTCTTCCGCCACGACCTGGGGGCGGGAGCCACCGACGAGGACCACGGCGAGCCGCCGAGGCTGCCGCTGTTCGCTCTGGTGACGGTCGCGTGCACGCTGGCGGGGTTCGTGGTGGCCTCCGCGTTCGGCATCGACCCGGCGTGGTCGGCGGCGGCCGGGGCGCTGGTGCTGGCCGTGCGCGGACTCCTCCGGCGCCGGGCCACCCCGCTGACCGTGGTGCGCGCGGCGGCGCCGTCCTTCCTGGCGTTCGTCCTGGCGCTGGGCGTCGTGGTGCGCGCGGTCGTCGACAACGGCCTCGCGAGCGCTCTCGGCCAGGTGATCCCCGGTGGCACCGGCCTGCCCGCGCTGCTCGGGGTCGCGGCCCTGGCGGCCGTGCTGGCCAACCTGATCAACAATCTGCCTGCGGTGCTGGTGCTGCTGCCGCTGGCCGCCCCGTCCGGTCCCGGAGCGGTGCTGGCCGTCCTGCTCGGCGTGAACATCGGCCCCAACCTCACCTACGCCGGTTCGCTGGCCACGCTGCTGTGGCGCCGGATCGTCCACCAGCACGACCACGGCGTCGACCTCAAGGAGTTCACGCGCCTCGGCGCGATCGCCGTGCCGACCGCGCTGGCGGGCGCGGTGGTGGCGCTGTGGGCGTCCCTCCACGTCGTCGGGACCTGA
- a CDS encoding jacalin-like lectin → MRRLLATLAVAAAALGGLTVTAPTAAAADSGTFRVLSYNVAGLPEGISSAPTPRQSSTTTIGSRLGPYDIVQVQEDFNYHAYLYASDSHPYRTPTSGGAGVGSGLNTLSAVPYDTDDFERVHWNSCQYDSGDCLTPKGFTFMRERLAEGVYVDFYNLHTNAGTNDGDLASRADNLNQLTDFIKTHSAGNAVVVMGDTNTRYTRSGDTIAEFAAANGLTDAWVKLVRGGTPPAKGSDPLLCDENAVTNSCEVVDKILYRGSRLVSLGATAYNNEHTGFLTDDGKMLSDHDPITATFSWARNSAFQLSDQFGGPHGDYYDDIDSVPAGARATGISLRSGSRVDQVGVTLTGGTTLAHGGTGGTASSLTLGSDEYVTGAQLCEGQYDGRTRIFSAKFTTNLGRSLAGGTTTSDCVTRTAPAGWQIAGFHGRSGDEVDKLGFIYTRR, encoded by the coding sequence ATGCGCAGACTCCTCGCCACCCTCGCGGTGGCCGCCGCCGCGCTCGGCGGTCTCACGGTCACCGCGCCCACTGCCGCGGCGGCCGACTCGGGCACGTTCCGCGTGCTCAGCTACAACGTCGCCGGTCTCCCCGAGGGCATCTCCAGCGCCCCGACACCGCGCCAGTCGAGCACCACGACGATCGGCTCACGCCTCGGCCCGTACGACATCGTCCAGGTCCAGGAGGACTTCAACTACCACGCGTACCTGTACGCCTCCGACTCCCACCCGTACCGCACGCCCACCAGCGGCGGCGCCGGCGTCGGCAGCGGACTCAACACGCTGTCCGCAGTCCCGTACGACACCGACGACTTCGAGCGCGTCCACTGGAACTCGTGCCAGTACGACTCGGGCGACTGCCTCACCCCCAAGGGCTTCACGTTCATGCGGGAGCGCCTGGCCGAGGGCGTCTACGTCGACTTCTACAACCTGCACACCAACGCCGGGACGAACGACGGCGATCTGGCCTCACGGGCGGACAACCTCAACCAGCTGACGGACTTCATCAAGACCCACTCCGCGGGCAACGCGGTCGTCGTCATGGGCGACACCAACACCCGCTACACGCGCTCGGGTGACACGATCGCCGAGTTCGCCGCTGCGAACGGCCTCACCGACGCCTGGGTCAAGCTGGTGCGCGGCGGCACCCCACCCGCCAAGGGCAGCGACCCGCTGCTCTGCGACGAGAACGCGGTCACCAACAGCTGCGAGGTCGTCGACAAGATCCTCTACCGGGGCAGCAGACTGGTCTCACTGGGCGCCACCGCGTACAACAACGAGCACACCGGGTTCCTCACGGACGACGGCAAGATGCTCTCCGACCACGACCCGATCACCGCGACGTTCAGCTGGGCGCGCAACTCCGCCTTCCAGCTCAGCGACCAGTTCGGCGGGCCGCACGGCGACTACTACGACGACATCGACAGCGTCCCGGCAGGCGCCCGGGCGACCGGCATCTCGCTGCGCAGCGGCTCCCGTGTCGACCAGGTCGGCGTGACGCTGACGGGCGGCACCACGCTCGCCCACGGCGGCACGGGCGGTACCGCGTCCTCGCTGACGCTGGGCAGCGACGAGTACGTGACGGGCGCGCAGCTCTGCGAGGGCCAGTACGACGGCCGCACGAGGATCTTCTCCGCGAAGTTCACGACCAACCTCGGCCGCAGCCTGGCGGGTGGTACCACGACGTCCGACTGCGTGACCCGTACGGCGCCCGCCGGCTGGCAGATCGCAGGGTTCCACGGGCGCTCCGGTGACGAGGTCGACAAGCTCGGCTTCATCTACACCCGGCGCTGA